A window from Methanobrevibacter sp. encodes these proteins:
- a CDS encoding isoprenylcysteine carboxylmethyltransferase family protein → MDENHLPVFGIGPYLISIIGIITIISSILSYYYLIPIYKINELNMVFLILGTILIIFGIAFWIPTVLISKIDKEVENNNLVTTGICDYLRHPIYALFFYIAVGLILISQNIFFVLPVIIWAFLTVVILKTEETWLIDKWGQDYLNYSKKVNGFISKVI, encoded by the coding sequence ATGGATGAAAATCATTTGCCAGTTTTTGGTATAGGACCATATTTAATTTCAATAATTGGAATCATAACAATAATTTCCTCCATTTTATCATACTATTATTTAATCCCAATTTACAAAATAAACGAATTAAATATGGTCTTTCTAATTTTAGGGACAATATTAATAATTTTTGGTATTGCTTTTTGGATTCCAACAGTTCTAATCTCAAAGATTGATAAGGAAGTTGAAAACAATAACTTGGTTACAACTGGAATATGTGATTATCTAAGGCATCCAATCTATGCCTTATTTTTCTATATTGCTGTAGGGTTAATATTAATCTCTCAAAATATCTTTTTTGTCTTGCCGGTAATTATCTGGGCATTTTTAACAGTTGTAATTTTAAAAACCGAAGAAACATGGTTAATTGATAAATGGGGTCAAGATTATTTAAATTATTCTAAAAAAGTTAACGGATTCATCTCGAAGGTGATATAA
- a CDS encoding class I SAM-dependent methyltransferase, producing the protein MGFFDNMRKPEGKLGNFQLKSMNKGHTPVSLWGLKHLNIKPDDIILDVGCGGGININRMAKKAKMVYGIDYSIESVNLSREVNRQEIYDGKVKVIEGNVASLPFEDNTFDIVTAFETVYFWPDIEKCFGEVKRVLKPGGIFLIGMESSGSDNLIMKVFEKLIDMTVYNAEEITEFLQNNDYSQITVYLRDGKNKKEIIKEIDGETKTVVDDYDHSSFLDKFVQWMAIVATK; encoded by the coding sequence ATGGGATTTTTTGACAATATGAGAAAACCAGAAGGAAAATTAGGTAATTTTCAATTAAAATCAATGAACAAGGGACACACTCCAGTTTCACTATGGGGATTAAAGCATTTGAACATAAAACCAGATGATATTATTCTAGATGTGGGCTGTGGTGGTGGAATTAACATTAATAGGATGGCAAAAAAGGCAAAAATGGTATATGGTATTGATTACAGTATTGAAAGTGTGAATTTGTCACGAGAAGTAAACCGTCAGGAAATATATGATGGCAAGGTAAAGGTTATTGAGGGCAATGTTGCAAGTCTGCCCTTTGAAGATAACACTTTTGATATAGTGACAGCATTTGAAACAGTCTATTTCTGGCCGGATATTGAAAAATGCTTTGGCGAAGTGAAAAGAGTTCTCAAACCCGGCGGAATATTTTTGATTGGAATGGAATCAAGCGGATCAGATAACCTAATCATGAAAGTATTTGAAAAATTAATTGACATGACTGTATATAATGCTGAGGAAATCACTGAATTTTTACAGAATAATGATTATTCACAAATTACAGTTTATTTGAGGGACGGTAAAAATAAAAAGGAAATAATAAAAGAAATTGATGGCGAAACAAAAACTGTTGTTGATGATTATGACCATAGTTCTTTTTTGGATAAGTTTGTCCAATGGATGGCAATTGTAGCGACAAAATAA
- the pheT gene encoding phenylalanine--tRNA ligase subunit beta produces MPVITFKYQDLKDLGIDMEKEELIDTLPMMSSDIEDFDDEEIKVEFFPNRPDNLSVEGVARSFKGFIGQEVGFPDYEVKKSDDYVTVDRDVAEIRPYIGFAKIDDVDFAGDKLKYIMDFQENLHWVIGRDRKKVAIGIHNADVVNGPFKYIATPVDENKFVPLEKDCEMTPNEILTEHDKGKDYAHLIQDFDKYPLILDKDDQVLSMPPIINGELTKLTEDTHNIIVDVTGTDERAVNHALNIICSSFAEVGGQIRSMEVKYEDKTISTPDLTPQEMNVHVDTANELIGGTTLTAQDIKELLLKARFDAEIIDDNEIKAIIPSYRIDILHEVDIVENIAIQYHINDVVSKLPDINTVAYENNWFKAESTIREVMVGLGFQEVMSLMLTNEEAHYEKMNQEEKPHVQVAKPITIDRTMIRTSLINSLMEFLEDNKHEDLPQKIFEIGDVLYLDDTKENKTVSSKKLAALVCHSTANFTEIKSIMTSVLANLGYTMEISDSENKTFIEGRASDVTGEAQKGTIKGFFGEVSPEVITNFTLEYPVIAFEIEFINK; encoded by the coding sequence TTTGACGATGAGGAAATCAAAGTGGAATTTTTCCCGAACAGACCGGATAACCTGTCTGTTGAAGGAGTGGCTAGATCATTTAAAGGATTCATCGGTCAGGAAGTCGGTTTTCCAGATTACGAAGTTAAAAAATCCGATGATTATGTTACTGTAGACAGAGATGTTGCAGAAATTAGGCCCTATATTGGATTTGCTAAGATTGATGATGTTGACTTTGCTGGCGATAAACTCAAATACATTATGGATTTCCAGGAAAACCTCCATTGGGTAATTGGAAGAGACAGAAAAAAAGTAGCTATAGGTATTCATAATGCAGATGTTGTTAACGGACCATTTAAATACATTGCAACACCAGTAGATGAAAATAAATTTGTTCCATTAGAAAAAGATTGTGAAATGACTCCAAATGAAATCCTAACTGAACATGACAAAGGTAAAGATTACGCTCACCTAATCCAGGATTTTGACAAATATCCATTAATTCTTGATAAAGATGACCAGGTTTTATCTATGCCTCCAATCATTAACGGAGAATTAACCAAACTTACAGAAGACACACACAACATTATTGTTGATGTAACCGGAACTGATGAAAGAGCAGTTAACCATGCATTAAACATTATCTGCTCATCATTTGCAGAAGTTGGTGGTCAAATCAGATCCATGGAAGTTAAATACGAAGATAAAACTATTTCAACACCAGACTTAACTCCACAAGAAATGAATGTTCATGTAGATACTGCCAATGAACTGATTGGAGGAACTACTTTAACTGCACAAGACATTAAAGAATTGCTATTAAAAGCACGTTTTGATGCTGAAATAATTGATGATAATGAAATCAAGGCAATTATTCCTTCTTACAGAATAGACATATTGCATGAAGTGGATATTGTTGAAAACATTGCCATACAATATCACATTAATGATGTAGTATCCAAACTTCCGGACATCAACACTGTTGCTTATGAAAACAACTGGTTTAAAGCAGAAAGCACCATCCGTGAAGTAATGGTCGGTTTAGGATTCCAAGAAGTAATGAGTTTAATGCTTACAAACGAAGAGGCTCACTATGAAAAAATGAACCAGGAGGAAAAACCTCATGTTCAAGTTGCAAAACCTATTACAATCGATAGAACTATGATTAGAACCAGTTTAATCAACTCATTAATGGAATTTTTAGAAGACAATAAACATGAAGATTTGCCGCAGAAAATATTTGAAATCGGAGATGTCTTATATCTTGATGATACAAAAGAAAACAAAACTGTTTCTTCTAAAAAATTAGCTGCATTAGTATGTCACTCAACAGCCAACTTTACTGAAATCAAATCCATCATGACAAGCGTTTTAGCAAACTTAGGTTACACCATGGAAATTAGTGATAGTGAAAACAAAACTTTTATTGAGGGAAGGGCTTCCGATGTAACCGGTGAAGCCCAAAAAGGCACAATTAAAGGATTCTTTGGTGAGGTTTCACCTGAAGTAATTACAAACTTTACTTTAGAGTATCCTGTAATTGCATTCGAAATTGAGTTTATTAATAAATAA